A genomic region of Alistipes megaguti contains the following coding sequences:
- the rplO gene encoding 50S ribosomal protein L15, which translates to MELNNLKPAKGSTHHDKRIGRGAGSGHGGTATRGHKGAQSRSGYSRKLGFEGGQMPLQRRLPKFGFTNLKRVEFKAINLEALEDLAAKKQLTEITVDTLIAAGFISSNDKVKILGNGALTKALAVKAHAFSKSAEAAITAAGGSVEKL; encoded by the coding sequence ATGGAACTCAATAATCTCAAACCTGCAAAGGGTTCAACGCATCACGACAAACGAATCGGTCGCGGTGCCGGATCGGGTCACGGCGGAACCGCAACCCGTGGTCACAAGGGAGCACAGTCGCGTTCGGGCTACTCGCGCAAGCTCGGCTTCGAGGGTGGTCAGATGCCGCTGCAGCGTCGACTGCCGAAGTTCGGTTTCACGAACCTCAAGCGCGTGGAGTTCAAGGCGATCAACCTTGAAGCCCTGGAGGACCTGGCTGCCAAGAAGCAGCTCACGGAGATTACGGTTGACACGCTGATCGCCGCAGGTTTCATCTCGTCGAACGACAAGGTGAAGATCCTCGGCAACGGCGCCCTGACGAAGGCCCTGGCCGTCAAGGCCCACGCCTTCTCGAAGAGCGCCGAGGCAGCCATCACGGCAGCCGGCGGCAGCGTGGAAAAACTGTAA
- the rpmD gene encoding 50S ribosomal protein L30, which translates to MARLKITQIKSRIGATERQCKNLDALGLKRINASVEHDDSVIIKGMIERVKHLVKVEVVAQ; encoded by the coding sequence ATGGCAAGACTGAAAATAACCCAGATCAAAAGCCGCATCGGTGCCACGGAGCGTCAGTGCAAGAACCTCGACGCGCTGGGACTCAAGCGGATCAACGCCAGCGTCGAGCACGACGATTCGGTGATCATCAAGGGTATGATCGAGCGCGTGAAGCACCTCGTGAAGGTCGAGGTCGTTGCGCAATAA
- the secY gene encoding preprotein translocase subunit SecY, whose product MNQYLVVGIVFIVVIALLATNKKLVETLKNIYKIEELRKRVLYTIGLLLVYRLGSFVVIPGINPNALGEGSAYASQLEGNGLLGLLNVFSGGAFGNAAIFALGVMPYITASIIIQLMGMMIPYFQKMQKEGESGRRKMNQWTRFLTIGVLILQGPAYIANLYHQVPQAFVYGNTFGFVAYATTILIAGTMFIMWLGEKITDKGIGNGISLIIMIGIVARLPHALLAEVNARIQSATGSAIMLILELVLLFFVFMATIALVQAVRKVPVQYAKRIVGNKQYGGVRQYIPLKMNAANVMPIIFAQALMFIPALFSGTAFAAAFSSMTGFWYNFTLAVLVIAFTYFYTAIIINPQMMADDMKRNGGFIPGVKPGKQTVNYIDTIMTRITLPGSFFLAIVAILPALAMKFLGIQQSFAYFYGGTSLLIMVGVVLDTLKQIESYLLMRHYDGLMKTGRIQGRH is encoded by the coding sequence ATGAATCAGTATCTCGTTGTTGGTATCGTCTTTATAGTGGTGATCGCTCTACTGGCGACCAACAAGAAATTGGTAGAAACGCTCAAGAACATCTACAAGATCGAGGAGCTCCGCAAGCGTGTGCTGTACACGATCGGGCTGCTGCTTGTATACCGCTTGGGCAGTTTCGTTGTGATTCCGGGTATCAACCCCAATGCCCTGGGCGAGGGATCGGCGTATGCCAGCCAGCTTGAAGGCAACGGACTTCTGGGTCTGTTGAACGTATTCTCGGGCGGCGCATTCGGCAACGCGGCGATCTTTGCACTCGGAGTCATGCCGTATATCACCGCCTCGATCATCATCCAGCTGATGGGTATGATGATTCCGTATTTCCAGAAGATGCAGAAGGAGGGTGAGAGCGGCCGCCGCAAGATGAACCAGTGGACGCGTTTCCTGACGATCGGCGTGCTGATCCTTCAGGGCCCGGCCTACATTGCCAACCTGTATCACCAGGTTCCGCAGGCGTTCGTCTACGGCAACACGTTCGGCTTTGTTGCCTATGCGACCACGATTCTGATCGCCGGAACGATGTTCATCATGTGGCTCGGCGAAAAGATCACGGACAAGGGTATCGGCAACGGCATCTCGCTTATCATCATGATCGGTATTGTGGCCCGTCTGCCTCACGCCCTGCTGGCCGAGGTCAACGCCCGTATCCAGAGCGCTACGGGCAGCGCCATCATGCTGATTCTCGAGCTGGTGCTGCTGTTCTTCGTCTTCATGGCAACCATAGCCCTGGTACAGGCCGTGCGCAAGGTGCCTGTACAGTATGCCAAACGTATCGTCGGTAACAAACAGTACGGCGGAGTGCGTCAGTACATCCCCCTGAAGATGAATGCGGCCAACGTGATGCCGATCATCTTTGCCCAGGCGCTGATGTTCATCCCCGCGCTGTTCTCCGGAACGGCCTTTGCGGCTGCCTTCAGCTCGATGACCGGTTTCTGGTACAACTTTACGCTGGCAGTGCTGGTGATCGCCTTCACCTATTTCTATACGGCGATCATCATCAACCCTCAAATGATGGCCGATGACATGAAGCGCAACGGCGGCTTTATCCCGGGCGTAAAACCGGGCAAGCAGACCGTGAACTACATCGATACCATCATGACGCGCATTACGCTCCCGGGCTCGTTCTTCCTGGCCATCGTGGCAATTCTGCCGGCCCTGGCCATGAAGTTCCTCGGCATCCAGCAGTCGTTCGCCTACTTCTACGGCGGAACGTCGCTGCTGATCATGGTGGGCGTTGTGCTCGACACTCTGAAGCAGATCGAGAGCTACCTGCTGATGCGCCATTACGACGGTCTGATGAAGACCGGA